The Danio aesculapii chromosome 8, fDanAes4.1, whole genome shotgun sequence genome window below encodes:
- the si:ch211-156j16.1 gene encoding uncharacterized protein si:ch211-156j16.1 isoform X1 → MMRIILLLLLTLTGPFCIFTQASPTVPPSSLEMTSEQTSRSAPTVIKQTEETSPAVASTQAPVLDTTEQLTVMTKGVPAASTNAQVTQTESAAPTAATESPKAGTEEKNDTQTTAGAATDHVVESGVLMDNINETESEPVDIENEGMGTGQVVGIVIGALIGVIVVIAIIILVVRRMGQYSPAKKRKPQKQDSILISPLKRKARQEEKKKKSGKF, encoded by the exons GTCCTACGGTGCCACCATCAAGTTTGGAAATGACTTCAGAACAAACATCTAGGTCAGCACCAACTGTCATAAAACAAACAGAGGAAACATCTCCTGCAGTAGCTTCGACACAAGCACCAGTTCTTGATACTACAGAACAATTAACTGTCATGACTAAAGGAGTACCAGCAGCTTCCACGAATGCACAAGTGACGCAAACAGAATCTGCAGCCCCAACAGCAGCAACTGAATCACCAAAAGCTGGAACTGAAGAGAAAAACGACACTCAAACCACAGCTGGTGCCGCAACTGATCATGTTGTAGAGTCGGGAGTTCTGATGGACAACATCAATGAAACAGAGTCAGAACCAGTAGATATAGAGAATGAAG GAATGGGCACTGGACAGGTGGTGGGGATTGTAATTGGCGCATTGATTGGAGTGATTGTTGTCATCGCTATAATCATTCTGGTTGTCAGAAGAATGGGCCAGTACTC GCCTGCAAAGAAACGAAAGCCTCAAAAACAAGACAGCATCTTGATCTCT CCCCTGAAAAGAAAGGCTCGACaggaagagaagaagaagaaatccgGGAAGTTCTGA